From one Lolium rigidum isolate FL_2022 chromosome 4, APGP_CSIRO_Lrig_0.1, whole genome shotgun sequence genomic stretch:
- the LOC124650484 gene encoding zinc finger BED domain-containing protein RICESLEEPER 1-like — MMEKFNKYWEEKNNVMVLATILVPRYKMFYVEWAFKELYDENTALDELADVHLELEDLFDKFDTAKKMAEKSSTSSNICITSSSMPASDSAFQAHRRNTTTKSSKSELRNYLEDALEEPNPKFILLDWWKVNSLRYPVLAKMARRFLTIPASSVSSESTFSTGERVLDDYRSSLKPAMVEALVCGASYIKGSHSDLNVMEKEEDDEENVETVKLPKSATNINY, encoded by the exons ATGATGGAGAAGTTCAACAAATATTGGGAGGAAAAGAACAATGTCATGGTGCTTGCTACTATCCTTGTTCCAAGGTACAAGATGTTCTATGTAGAGTGGGCCTTCAAAGAACTATATGATGAAAACACGGCTTTGGATGAGTTGGCTGATGTGCATTTGGAGTTGGAAGATTTGTTTGACAAGTTTGATACCGCAAAGAAGATGGCCGAGAAATCATCCACAAGCTCCAACATTTGCATTACTAGTAGCTCAATGCCCGCGTCGGATAGTGCCTTCCAAGCTCACCGAAGAAACACCACAACAAAATCATCAAAAAGTGAACTAAGGAACTACCTAGAAGATGCACTTGAGGAACCAAATCCCAAATTCATCTTGCTTGATTGGTGGAAAGTGAATTCCCTTAGGTACCCGGTGTTGGCAAAGATGGCAAGGCGTTTCTTGACTATACCGGCTAGTTCCGTGTCTTCGGAATCAACTTTTAGCACCGGTGAAAGGGTTCTAGATGACTATCGTAGTTCTCTAAAACCGGCTATGGTGGAGGCATTGGTGTGTGGTGCAAGTTATATTAAGGGCTCACATAGTGACTTGAATGTGATG GagaaggaggaagatgatgaggaAAATGTGGAGACAGTCAAGTTGCCTAAGAGTGCGACGAATATCAACTATTG A